In a genomic window of Pedobacter sp. KBS0701:
- a CDS encoding RagB/SusD family nutrient uptake outer membrane protein yields MKIKYLLLAIAVASLSACVKLDENPKSFISPEQFYKTAGDAISAVNAIYYPMVDNSTGAQPIYNRLFYTGLDFLTDDLDAGPGSPNAEVRALAKLTHASTNLRIQQIWTEHYEGINKANIALERIPAIEMDGKLKNRLLGEAKFLRAFYYFNLVRLYGDVPLLLKDQTQLSIAELQVPRTPKEQVYLQIINDLETAASLFKAGSSGEAGRATEGAAVALLSKVYLTRRDWANAVKYAEAVITGTYGYALFDDYAQVFLPAYKNGKEHIFSAQIKGSTISTGHLITSSDIRSGVPGLKGSYGNQLAFYTVGSDNFFSLYKLYSSKDKRKRVSFVTYYTSPADGKKYATINAPGDSVPFINKNWDPNYASTGNSDANMNILRFAEVILIDAEAENELNGPTGKAYTSINKIRKRACLADLTTGLTKDQFRDSVYLDRRLELVGECHRYFDLIRQTGTEVTGVGPEGKGILLKNLKLVGKTNVAARHYLYAIPQGEIDRNPKLTQNPGW; encoded by the coding sequence ATGAAAATAAAATATTTACTGCTGGCAATTGCTGTTGCCAGTCTTTCAGCCTGCGTAAAACTGGATGAAAACCCAAAATCATTCATCTCGCCAGAGCAATTTTACAAAACAGCTGGAGATGCCATTTCTGCTGTTAACGCCATATATTATCCAATGGTTGACAATAGCACAGGCGCACAGCCGATATATAACCGGTTGTTTTATACAGGATTGGATTTCCTGACGGATGATCTGGATGCTGGTCCGGGTTCTCCAAATGCAGAAGTAAGGGCACTGGCCAAGTTAACCCATGCCTCTACAAATTTGCGTATTCAACAAATCTGGACAGAACATTACGAGGGCATTAATAAAGCGAATATTGCCCTGGAAAGAATCCCCGCTATAGAAATGGATGGCAAGCTTAAAAACCGCTTACTTGGTGAGGCTAAATTTTTGAGGGCCTTTTATTATTTCAATTTAGTCAGGCTTTATGGCGATGTTCCATTGCTGTTAAAAGACCAGACACAGTTGAGCATTGCTGAACTGCAGGTGCCACGAACACCGAAAGAACAGGTTTATCTGCAGATTATCAATGATCTGGAAACCGCTGCCTCTTTGTTCAAAGCGGGCTCAAGTGGCGAAGCAGGTCGCGCTACCGAGGGTGCAGCGGTTGCCTTGTTATCCAAAGTGTATTTAACCAGAAGAGATTGGGCCAATGCGGTAAAATATGCTGAAGCTGTAATTACAGGTACTTATGGATATGCATTATTTGATGATTATGCGCAGGTTTTTTTACCGGCCTATAAAAATGGAAAAGAACACATTTTTTCCGCACAGATAAAAGGAAGTACGATCAGTACCGGTCACTTAATTACCTCAAGTGATATCCGCTCCGGTGTTCCCGGATTAAAAGGATCCTATGGAAATCAGTTGGCTTTTTATACCGTTGGAAGCGATAATTTTTTCAGCTTGTACAAACTTTATTCAAGTAAGGATAAAAGAAAGCGTGTATCATTTGTTACCTATTATACCAGTCCGGCAGACGGCAAAAAGTATGCAACGATCAATGCACCTGGCGATTCTGTTCCTTTTATCAATAAAAACTGGGATCCTAATTATGCCAGCACCGGAAACTCTGATGCCAATATGAACATCTTGCGTTTTGCGGAAGTGATTTTGATAGACGCCGAAGCTGAAAATGAACTCAACGGGCCAACAGGCAAAGCTTACACTTCAATCAATAAAATCAGGAAGAGAGCCTGTTTGGCCGATTTAACAACAGGATTAACCAAAGATCAGTTCAGGGATTCGGTTTATCTGGATCGTCGCCTGGAACTGGTAGGAGAGTGCCACAGGTATTTCGACCTGATCCGCCAGACGGGAACCGAAGTTACAGGAGTTGGTCCTGAAGGGAAAGGGATTTTACTTAAGAACCTGAAACTCGTTGGAAAAACGAATGTAGCAGCGCGACATTATTTATACGCCATCCCACAAGGTGAAATTGATAGAAACCCAAAACTTACCCAAAACCCAGGCTGGTAA
- a CDS encoding arylsulfatase: MKRIHYKIAGAAILISSIFQAASAQTSNPLTSDQGFKGKIGRTAAESQEYFPEKKKAPAGAPNVIVFLIDDAGYGTSSAFGGLMQTPVLDSLANNGLRYTNFHSTGVCSPTRAALLTGRNHHSVHMGTLNYSSSGFPGYDAIMPADKGTIAEVLHENNYSTFAVGKYHVAPINEITAIGPYDRWAVGRGFDHFYGFQLGHTDQYHPNLYEDTKVVDPEPNGKHLTTLLADKAINYISNQKSIANDKPFFLYFATGAIHSPHQVDKKWSDLYKGKFDKGWDWYREEVFTRQKKLGVIPANAVLPDRDPTVKAWNSLSPEQKKVYARFMEIYAGFLTHADYEFGRIVNYVKEIGQADNTVILVSIGDNGSSHSPEHGSLNGYISSLDEDKQVAELYKNIDKLGTEHSFEDAPSGWTQATNTPFRLWKADPNSEGGTHQPLIVYYPNGQLKKGDIRGQYGHVIDIAPTIYELTGAKVPEVIKGSVQKPIEGTSLVYSFKDANAENRHKIQYYELFGKRAIVKDGWKASVFHKSGSDFNKDVWELYNLNEDFNERINLAAKYPEKVKDLQALFEQEAIKYNVFPLNDNALGHSVGGRARSPFGLDKKVVLYPGIEQFLTLSGPQFQNDAFSITADVDIKSAGAQGVLFATGSEFEGLSLFIKDGKFVVAHNTGSIVKYLESNIPVSLGRSKLKFEFNFTAPAHESKDKNGPAGTEAIYINDKKVGERNIVAAEGRIAIYKDGIDVGADRNSPVTDRYKAPFNFTGKLNNITIEYK, from the coding sequence ATGAAAAGGATACATTATAAGATTGCGGGAGCAGCTATTTTAATATCATCAATATTTCAAGCAGCATCTGCACAAACATCAAACCCATTAACATCCGATCAGGGTTTTAAAGGCAAAATTGGCAGAACAGCAGCCGAATCTCAGGAATATTTTCCCGAAAAGAAAAAAGCGCCAGCGGGTGCGCCAAATGTAATTGTATTTTTAATTGATGACGCCGGTTATGGTACATCGAGTGCTTTTGGAGGTTTAATGCAAACGCCGGTGTTAGATAGTTTGGCCAATAATGGGTTACGTTATACCAATTTCCACTCTACAGGGGTTTGTTCTCCAACACGTGCTGCACTGCTCACTGGCCGTAACCACCATTCGGTACACATGGGTACCTTAAATTACAGCTCGAGTGGTTTCCCTGGTTATGACGCAATTATGCCAGCCGATAAGGGAACAATTGCCGAAGTACTGCACGAAAATAACTATAGCACTTTCGCTGTAGGTAAATATCATGTTGCGCCGATTAATGAAATTACAGCAATTGGCCCGTATGATAGATGGGCTGTTGGCCGGGGATTCGATCACTTTTATGGATTTCAACTGGGGCATACCGATCAGTATCATCCAAATCTTTACGAAGACACTAAAGTTGTTGATCCGGAACCTAATGGGAAACACCTGACCACTTTACTTGCTGATAAAGCAATCAACTATATTTCAAATCAAAAATCCATTGCAAATGATAAACCTTTCTTCCTCTATTTTGCAACCGGTGCTATTCATTCTCCGCATCAGGTAGATAAAAAATGGAGCGATTTGTATAAAGGCAAATTTGATAAAGGTTGGGATTGGTATAGAGAAGAAGTTTTTACCCGTCAGAAAAAACTGGGTGTAATACCCGCCAATGCTGTACTGCCCGATCGCGATCCTACGGTTAAAGCCTGGAATAGCTTATCGCCAGAGCAAAAGAAAGTATATGCCCGTTTTATGGAAATTTATGCAGGTTTCTTAACGCATGCGGATTACGAGTTTGGCCGCATTGTTAACTATGTAAAAGAAATCGGACAGGCAGATAACACGGTGATCCTGGTAAGCATTGGTGATAACGGATCAAGTCACAGCCCGGAGCATGGTAGCTTAAACGGTTATATCAGCTCACTGGATGAAGATAAACAAGTTGCAGAGTTATATAAAAACATTGATAAATTAGGTACAGAACATTCTTTTGAAGATGCACCTTCAGGCTGGACACAGGCAACCAATACACCGTTCAGGTTATGGAAAGCAGACCCCAACAGTGAGGGAGGTACACATCAGCCGCTTATTGTGTATTATCCGAATGGTCAGCTTAAAAAAGGTGATATCCGCGGTCAATACGGGCATGTAATTGATATTGCACCAACCATATATGAGTTAACGGGGGCAAAGGTTCCTGAAGTTATTAAAGGAAGTGTACAGAAACCGATTGAAGGAACGAGTTTGGTTTATTCGTTTAAAGACGCTAATGCAGAAAACAGGCACAAAATTCAATACTATGAGTTATTTGGAAAGCGGGCTATTGTGAAAGACGGCTGGAAAGCTTCTGTCTTTCATAAATCCGGAAGTGATTTTAATAAAGATGTATGGGAACTTTATAACCTGAATGAAGATTTTAACGAACGGATTAACTTAGCTGCAAAATACCCTGAAAAAGTAAAAGACTTACAGGCACTTTTTGAGCAGGAGGCCATTAAGTATAATGTATTTCCATTAAATGACAATGCCCTCGGCCACAGCGTCGGCGGGCGAGCCCGCAGCCCGTTTGGTCTTGATAAAAAGGTGGTGCTTTACCCAGGCATTGAGCAGTTTTTAACCCTTAGCGGACCACAGTTCCAGAACGATGCATTTTCTATTACTGCAGATGTTGATATCAAATCGGCAGGAGCGCAAGGGGTTTTATTTGCTACCGGTTCTGAATTTGAAGGCTTAAGTTTATTTATCAAAGATGGAAAATTTGTAGTGGCACATAACACAGGTAGCATTGTTAAGTATCTGGAATCGAATATTCCGGTTTCGCTGGGCAGATCAAAACTGAAGTTCGAATTTAATTTCACTGCGCCGGCTCACGAAAGTAAAGATAAAAATGGACCTGCAGGCACTGAGGCTATTTATATCAATGATAAAAAAGTAGGTGAGCGTAATATTGTTGCTGCAGAAGGTAGAATTGCAATATATAAAGATGGGATAGATGTAGGTGCAGACAGAAATTCGCCTGTAACCGATCGTTACAAAGCACCCTTTAACTTTACCGGAAAGTTAAACAACATCACTATTGAATATAAATAA
- a CDS encoding PA domain-containing protein has product MKIILRIFMLAVLAKNTWAQDKAGNPIFNGNKLFADVKQYVDFGIHRTATDGDNKTSAWLKNKLDKLGYKTEYLYFPVKQYFLESASIKVRDKVLNVFPLWPVAQANVSLNAVLVDADKNKQSVSGKIAIIRLKKEDRQYIDRLEKLDRFNDLIARNASAIILIVDNDAGQIAALNTQPGASWKIPVVQIAPKDSAQLISGTTASLQIKGSLKDVQARNVIAKIGSGKKEVIVSTPISGWFTCGGERGPGIATFNAIAEWVSITKPPYTFVFIANSSHELEDHRGTHVFIDERAPKPENVRLWVHLGASFAINAYQKTTDGIKKLDAADPKRRVYYSSNMENTIHKSFDNKSITQLKDVALGELSVAKKYGYASYFGFVGPDFNPYFHTPVDDETATSPKILEETALLIRNAIELELANHL; this is encoded by the coding sequence ATGAAAATAATACTCAGAATTTTTATGCTCGCTGTTTTGGCAAAAAACACATGGGCTCAGGATAAAGCCGGTAATCCTATTTTTAATGGAAATAAATTGTTTGCCGATGTGAAGCAATACGTTGATTTTGGGATTCATAGAACTGCGACAGATGGCGACAACAAAACATCAGCATGGCTAAAAAATAAACTGGATAAATTAGGGTATAAAACCGAGTACCTTTATTTTCCGGTGAAGCAGTATTTCTTGGAAAGTGCTTCAATAAAAGTAAGAGATAAAGTGTTAAATGTGTTTCCGCTTTGGCCTGTTGCTCAGGCCAATGTTTCTTTAAATGCTGTTTTAGTTGATGCAGATAAGAACAAACAGTCTGTTTCGGGAAAAATTGCCATCATCAGATTGAAAAAAGAAGACCGTCAATACATTGACCGTTTAGAAAAACTCGATCGGTTTAATGATTTGATTGCCCGGAATGCCAGCGCTATAATTTTGATTGTGGATAATGATGCAGGCCAAATAGCAGCTTTAAATACCCAACCAGGTGCATCATGGAAAATCCCTGTGGTTCAGATTGCGCCAAAAGATAGCGCGCAGTTAATCAGCGGTACCACAGCCTCCCTTCAGATTAAAGGCAGTTTAAAAGACGTACAAGCACGTAATGTAATTGCCAAAATTGGATCTGGCAAAAAAGAAGTAATTGTTTCTACTCCAATTAGCGGCTGGTTTACCTGTGGTGGAGAACGTGGACCTGGAATTGCAACTTTTAATGCCATTGCCGAATGGGTAAGCATTACCAAACCACCGTATACCTTTGTTTTTATCGCAAATTCATCACACGAACTGGAAGATCATAGGGGAACCCATGTATTTATTGATGAAAGGGCACCAAAGCCAGAAAATGTTAGGTTGTGGGTGCATTTAGGTGCAAGTTTTGCCATAAATGCTTATCAAAAAACAACAGACGGAATAAAAAAACTTGATGCTGCTGATCCTAAAAGAAGAGTTTATTATAGCTCAAATATGGAGAATACAATCCATAAATCCTTTGATAACAAATCGATTACTCAGCTGAAGGATGTTGCATTAGGAGAGCTTAGTGTAGCCAAAAAATACGGGTACGCTTCTTATTTCGGTTTTGTTGGCCCCGATTTTAATCCTTATTTCCACACACCAGTTGATGACGAGACCGCTACATCGCCAAAAATATTAGAAGAAACTGCTTTACTGATCAGGAATGCAATTGAATTAGAATTGGCGAATCACTTGTAA
- a CDS encoding GIN domain-containing protein has product MKTSIKTLITMVYAVITLMVTLPNVKAAEKSRTLLYKIQNFRRIVIKGNVEVMLVQRPTVGVSYADDNAGSAKVTQQGETLRITSPNTEKCKLIIYVNDIYRIEADENAVVKTEAKLTTKFLQIILKGNAFADIDTSSEGLYTEILDKSTLKLKGNTNRHTLVMSKAPNLTIDHFGATQTDIIQVGTGEEIAALVP; this is encoded by the coding sequence ATGAAAACCTCAATTAAAACGCTAATCACTATGGTATATGCCGTAATAACCTTAATGGTTACCCTTCCAAATGTAAAGGCTGCAGAAAAAAGCAGAACATTACTTTATAAAATTCAAAACTTTAGAAGGATTGTGATAAAGGGCAATGTAGAAGTGATGTTGGTTCAGCGACCAACTGTTGGAGTATCTTATGCAGATGATAACGCGGGTAGTGCGAAAGTTACGCAACAGGGAGAGACCCTGCGCATTACCAGCCCCAATACAGAAAAGTGTAAACTTATTATTTATGTAAACGATATCTATCGCATTGAGGCCGATGAAAATGCTGTAGTGAAAACAGAAGCAAAACTTACTACTAAATTTCTCCAGATCATTCTTAAAGGGAATGCCTTTGCCGATATTGATACCAGTAGCGAGGGCTTGTATACGGAAATTCTCGACAAAAGCACATTAAAACTCAAAGGCAATACCAATCGCCATACGCTGGTTATGAGCAAAGCACCAAATTTGACTATTGATCATTTTGGGGCCACCCAAACAGACATTATTCAGGTGGGAACCGGGGAAGAAATTGCTGCGCTTGTTCCTTAG
- a CDS encoding oxygenase MpaB family protein translates to MDFVDKHSIVRKIWGNTDVILFIFAGAAAEFSLNKAVDWLYFTGKLPKDPLGRLFSTVGYAQKIVFSTLTEAHAAIDQITIIHRHVEAGRGAKIPDWAYRDVLFMLISYSIRAFEVLERKLTLKEKEEIFTTFYQVGHRMEINGLPTNFQAWKMMHEQQLQENLVYSRFSHDLFDQYKKHLGFLRYSLMRKIQALIVPLKVNELLKLGEGKTIKQVLTLYKISRKLKVNKPLRNLILPAAYKAQILKLEAF, encoded by the coding sequence ATGGACTTTGTAGATAAACATTCCATCGTAAGGAAAATATGGGGCAATACGGATGTTATTCTTTTTATTTTTGCTGGTGCCGCAGCAGAGTTTAGCCTGAATAAAGCTGTTGATTGGTTATATTTTACCGGTAAACTGCCCAAAGATCCATTGGGAAGACTGTTTTCTACGGTTGGTTATGCGCAGAAAATCGTATTTTCTACTTTAACTGAAGCCCATGCAGCGATAGATCAGATTACGATAATTCATCGGCATGTTGAAGCTGGAAGAGGTGCTAAAATTCCAGATTGGGCCTATCGGGATGTATTATTTATGCTGATTAGCTATTCCATCCGCGCTTTCGAAGTGCTGGAAAGAAAACTCACTTTAAAAGAAAAAGAGGAAATATTTACCACTTTCTATCAAGTTGGGCACCGCATGGAAATAAACGGACTTCCTACTAATTTTCAGGCCTGGAAAATGATGCATGAACAACAGTTACAGGAAAATTTAGTTTATAGCCGTTTTTCTCATGATCTTTTTGATCAGTACAAAAAACACCTGGGTTTTCTGAGATATTCGTTAATGCGAAAAATACAAGCACTCATCGTTCCGCTTAAAGTGAATGAATTACTTAAACTGGGGGAAGGAAAAACCATTAAACAAGTGCTTACTTTATACAAAATAAGCAGGAAACTTAAGGTGAACAAACCTTTAAGAAACCTGATTCTGCCTGCTGCTTATAAGGCACAGATTTTGAAGCTCGAAGCTTTTTAA
- a CDS encoding Lrp/AsnC family transcriptional regulator, whose amino-acid sequence MELYTPDQTDRDILTLLQKDARLTYKELAAILHLSKSPIQERVKRLERLGFISSVVALIDPNKFDNCMICYLQVQLTNHSVNTFKVFQQEVNKLDEVLECYHTTGGFDFMLKVVARNMIAYNDFLTNKLGRLDNIGTLNSSLVITQAKRETALPV is encoded by the coding sequence ATGGAATTATACACCCCTGACCAAACAGACAGAGATATTTTAACACTTTTACAAAAAGATGCAAGACTGACCTATAAAGAACTTGCAGCTATACTACATCTTTCAAAATCTCCGATTCAGGAACGCGTAAAACGCCTGGAACGTTTAGGATTCATTTCTTCTGTAGTGGCATTAATTGATCCCAATAAATTCGACAACTGTATGATCTGCTACTTGCAGGTTCAGCTTACCAATCATTCTGTTAATACCTTTAAGGTATTTCAGCAGGAGGTAAACAAACTGGATGAAGTACTGGAATGTTACCACACTACAGGTGGCTTCGATTTTATGCTCAAGGTTGTTGCCAGAAATATGATCGCTTATAATGATTTTCTAACCAATAAATTGGGGCGTTTGGATAATATAGGTACCCTTAATAGTTCACTAGTAATTACACAGGCCAAGCGCGAAACTGCTCTGCCTGTTTAG
- a CDS encoding PAS domain-containing sensor histidine kinase gives MKLKTKYILFLVLLHLICLVMSYFIFKENKLIFLLAELLIIISILISLSLYKQLIAPLTSLRQGVSAIKDKDFNVKFLSTGKKEVDELVDVYNRMIDELRTERTKQQEQHFFLEKLIQTSPTGIIILDYDKQVKQINPKATEILTDNQYLLEKQIHEIKTGSSKVVRVNGLHTYKIQKSRFIDRGFERIFIMMEEVTAEIFAAEKGVYSKVIRMMAHEVNNTVGPVNSIINTALSQQNLWLNEQDYSLKNALKIAADRNQNLNIFMRNFADLVKLPAANRKRINLVELIKSVTQLMYFQANEKNIKIDFEGTHESYFISADVEQMEQALINIVKNAIEAIENTGKITLTLNQSKQMLTISDTGKGISQLDTEQLFSPFFSTKKDGQGIGLTLVREILLNHGFDFSLKTIKPNETQFSIKFTLS, from the coding sequence ATGAAACTGAAGACTAAATATATCCTCTTTTTAGTGCTGCTCCACCTGATTTGTCTGGTGATGAGCTACTTCATTTTTAAAGAAAATAAGCTTATTTTCTTGCTTGCTGAGCTACTTATTATCATTTCTATATTGATTTCGCTGAGTTTATACAAACAGTTGATTGCGCCCCTTACCTCTTTGAGGCAGGGTGTTTCGGCAATAAAGGATAAAGATTTTAATGTTAAATTTCTATCTACCGGCAAAAAAGAAGTAGATGAACTGGTAGATGTTTACAACCGGATGATCGATGAACTTAGAACCGAACGGACCAAACAACAGGAACAGCACTTTTTTCTCGAAAAACTGATTCAGACCTCTCCTACCGGCATTATTATATTAGATTACGATAAGCAGGTTAAACAGATTAACCCAAAAGCGACTGAAATTTTAACAGACAACCAGTATCTGCTTGAAAAACAAATACATGAAATAAAAACAGGCAGTTCTAAAGTAGTACGCGTTAACGGGCTGCATACCTATAAGATCCAGAAATCAAGATTTATTGACCGGGGTTTTGAGCGTATTTTTATCATGATGGAAGAAGTAACCGCCGAAATTTTTGCGGCAGAGAAAGGTGTGTACAGTAAAGTGATCCGAATGATGGCACACGAAGTAAACAATACGGTTGGACCAGTAAATTCGATCATCAATACCGCGCTATCACAACAAAACCTGTGGCTAAACGAACAGGACTATTCCTTAAAAAATGCGTTAAAGATTGCTGCAGACAGGAATCAGAACTTAAATATTTTTATGCGCAACTTTGCGGATCTGGTTAAACTACCAGCGGCAAACAGAAAAAGAATAAACCTGGTTGAGCTGATAAAATCGGTTACCCAACTTATGTATTTTCAGGCAAACGAAAAAAATATCAAAATTGATTTCGAAGGCACCCATGAAAGCTATTTTATCTCGGCCGATGTTGAACAAATGGAACAGGCACTGATCAATATTGTTAAAAATGCAATTGAAGCCATCGAAAATACAGGAAAAATTACATTAACGCTGAATCAGTCTAAACAAATGCTCACGATATCAGATACCGGAAAGGGAATCTCTCAACTAGATACTGAACAGCTATTCAGCCCATTCTTCAGCACTAAAAAAGATGGACAAGGAATTGGACTGACCTTAGTGCGTGAAATTCTTTTAAACCATGGCTTTGATTTCTCGCTAAAAACAATAAAACCTAACGAAACACAGTTTTCGATCAAGTTTACATTAAGTTGA
- a CDS encoding sigma-54 dependent transcriptional regulator has protein sequence MILIVDDDIAVRTSLSLLLKNTGNEIVSTDSPVQAFEVVKTQKPELIILDLNFSIGTSGKEGMDLLKKIRNFDAALPIILITGWASIELAVQGMKLGANDFINKPWNNDYVLQSVETLLQLNGKKTLSRSRKELDKKYNFKQIIGEDPGLLAILETIGRVASTNASILITGESGTGKELIAEAIHENSNRMSKPFVKVNLGGISSSLFESEMFGHVRGAFTDARFDRTGRFEMANKGTIFLDEIGDLEASSQVKLLRVLQDRTYEVLGSSRTKIVDTRVVCATNKNLNEMVAAGLFREDLLYRINLITIHLPALRERSSDIPLLVNFFINNMKEIYNRPDLSISSAAMRWLQQLALPGNIRQLKNLVERTILISHKNELGIDEFQSQLNLSPLRNEKVKLPGVGTMTLDQMEAEMVKQAMSFHKNRITKAAASLGITRNALYRRLEKYQIPFNETED, from the coding sequence ATGATATTAATTGTTGATGACGATATAGCTGTACGTACTTCGCTTTCGCTTCTTTTAAAAAACACAGGAAATGAAATTGTGAGTACAGATAGTCCTGTTCAGGCTTTTGAGGTGGTAAAAACCCAAAAGCCTGAACTTATTATTTTAGATCTGAACTTTTCTATTGGTACTTCGGGCAAAGAAGGTATGGATCTGCTCAAAAAAATCAGGAATTTCGATGCTGCTTTACCTATAATATTGATCACTGGCTGGGCGAGCATCGAACTTGCGGTGCAGGGAATGAAACTGGGCGCAAACGATTTTATCAATAAACCATGGAATAATGACTATGTACTACAGTCGGTAGAAACGTTACTACAGTTAAACGGCAAAAAAACACTATCGCGAAGCCGAAAAGAGCTCGATAAAAAGTATAATTTTAAGCAGATTATTGGGGAAGATCCGGGTTTGCTGGCCATTCTCGAAACCATTGGACGTGTAGCATCTACCAATGCCTCCATTCTGATTACAGGTGAAAGTGGAACGGGAAAAGAGCTGATTGCAGAAGCCATCCACGAAAACAGCAACCGCATGAGCAAGCCATTTGTAAAAGTAAACCTGGGCGGCATTTCTTCCTCTTTATTTGAGAGTGAAATGTTTGGCCATGTCCGGGGTGCGTTTACCGATGCCCGTTTTGACAGAACCGGCCGTTTTGAAATGGCAAACAAGGGCACTATATTTCTGGATGAAATTGGCGATCTTGAAGCTTCGAGTCAGGTAAAACTATTAAGGGTACTGCAAGACAGAACTTACGAGGTTTTGGGTAGCAGCCGCACTAAAATAGTTGATACCAGGGTAGTTTGCGCCACCAATAAGAACCTGAACGAAATGGTGGCTGCAGGTCTGTTCAGAGAAGATTTATTGTACCGGATCAATTTAATTACCATTCATCTGCCTGCTTTAAGAGAACGTTCATCAGATATTCCATTACTTGTAAATTTCTTCATTAACAACATGAAAGAGATTTATAACCGTCCGGATTTATCCATCTCCTCAGCGGCAATGCGCTGGTTGCAACAACTGGCCTTGCCAGGAAATATCAGGCAGTTAAAAAACCTGGTAGAGCGAACAATATTGATCAGCCATAAAAATGAATTGGGAATAGATGAATTTCAATCTCAACTGAATTTATCTCCTTTAAGGAACGAAAAAGTAAAATTGCCTGGCGTTGGCACGATGACTTTAGACCAGATGGAAGCTGAGATGGTTAAACAAGCCATGAGTTTCCATAAAAACAGGATTACAAAAGCCGCTGCATCTTTGGGCATTACCCGAAATGCACTTTACCGCCGGTTGGAAAAATATCAAATCCCTTTTAATGAAACTGAAGACTAA
- a CDS encoding ABC transporter permease, giving the protein MFIHLFKLIWNKRKQNFLFLSEILISFLVIFAVFSYLTYYYQNYSKPLGFDYKSVWSVAYGNGQLTKNRDSLITFYDNLTKSLKAMPQIESISLSSSNYPYSDSFMSTGLTHNRRKYDRVSNYMVGNDYQKVWNVALLEGRWFLPEDAVSKDKGVIINETLKNEMFGKQKATGKFIGDFDDKNKLKVIGVVADIKANGDFQPGNNALFSPLDTGYLKWTGTVLIKVRESADATFESKLYKFMATSTHNAVEIQHLDEMRDKRNKQTIIPMVIFIIIASFLIINVALGLFGVLWYNINKRKGEIGLRRAIGASGRTVSYQLVMEAIILATMSLLVGCFFAIQFPLLSVFNVPAGVYIIAMLLSVAFIYLLVLFCSLYPGKQAASIHPAIALHEE; this is encoded by the coding sequence ATGTTTATACACCTATTTAAATTGATATGGAATAAAAGGAAACAGAATTTTCTTTTCCTTTCCGAAATCCTGATTTCCTTTCTGGTGATATTTGCGGTTTTTTCTTACCTCACTTATTATTACCAGAATTATAGCAAACCACTTGGTTTCGATTATAAAAGCGTTTGGTCGGTTGCCTATGGTAATGGCCAGCTTACCAAAAACCGCGATTCGCTGATTACTTTTTATGATAATCTCACTAAGTCATTAAAAGCCATGCCGCAGATCGAAAGTATCTCCCTTTCAAGTTCTAATTATCCCTATTCTGATAGTTTTATGAGCACAGGACTTACGCATAACAGGCGAAAATACGATCGTGTGAGCAACTACATGGTGGGCAATGATTATCAGAAAGTATGGAACGTTGCTTTACTAGAGGGCAGGTGGTTTTTGCCGGAAGATGCGGTAAGCAAAGACAAAGGGGTTATTATTAATGAAACCTTAAAAAATGAGATGTTTGGAAAGCAAAAAGCAACAGGAAAATTTATTGGCGATTTTGATGACAAAAACAAATTAAAGGTTATTGGCGTAGTAGCTGATATTAAAGCGAACGGCGATTTCCAGCCTGGTAATAATGCTTTGTTCAGCCCTTTAGATACTGGTTACTTAAAATGGACTGGTACGGTTTTAATTAAAGTACGCGAAAGTGCAGACGCCACTTTCGAAAGTAAGTTGTATAAATTTATGGCAACCTCTACACATAACGCGGTGGAAATACAACATCTGGATGAAATGCGCGATAAGAGAAATAAGCAAACCATTATCCCAATGGTTATTTTTATCATTATCGCCAGTTTTCTGATTATTAATGTTGCATTGGGTTTATTTGGGGTATTGTGGTATAACATCAATAAAAGGAAGGGAGAAATCGGATTGCGCAGGGCTATCGGTGCAAGCGGCCGAACTGTTTCTTATCAATTGGTGATGGAAGCGATCATATTGGCTACTATGTCGTTACTGGTTGGTTGTTTCTTTGCAATCCAATTTCCATTACTCAGTGTTTTTAATGTTCCCGCAGGTGTTTACATCATTGCGATGCTTTTATCGGTGGCATTCATTTATTTACTGGTTTTGTTCTGTTCGTTATATCCCGGTAAACAGGCGGCCAGCATCCACCCTGCTATTGCATTGCATGAAGAATAA